In Anaerosporomusa subterranea, the genomic window GCGAAAGCGTCACTAACGGCAAGCCAACAACATTGGCATAACAGCCTTCAATTCGCTCAACCAGCAAAGCGCCCATGCCCTGAATCCCGTATGAGCCTGCCTTGTCCACCCATTCATCAGTCTCAATATACGAATCAATTTCTGCTTCAGTCAGATCGCGGAAAGTCACTAATGTTACAGCACAATCGCTGAAGACCTCACCGTCAGCGACAACTGTGACACCAGTGATGACTTGGTGTTGCTGCCCGGCTAACGAGTGAAGCATATCCCTTGCTTGTTCTTGATTGTTAGGCTTGCCAAATACCTCGCCTTTATAAACAACGATGGTGTCAGCCCCGATAACGACTGCCTGAGAATCAGCTGTTGCAGCGACTGAAGTTGCCTTATCAACCGCAAGAGACTTAGCCAATTCAGCCGGAGAAAGCCCTGGCTTCGCGGCCTCCATGACATCACTCGCTTGAACGGCGAAACACAGCCCAACCTGCTCTAACAGTTGGCGACGACGGGGCGACGCAGAGGCCAGAATCACATTCATGAGTCTCAACTCCCCATTTAGAAACGACGGTAAATGAAAATACCCAGTAGCATTCCTAGTATGCTCATGAGACTCGGCT contains:
- a CDS encoding Maf family protein encodes the protein MNVILASASPRRRQLLEQVGLCFAVQASDVMEAAKPGLSPAELAKSLAVDKATSVAATADSQAVVIGADTIVVYKGEVFGKPNNQEQARDMLHSLAGQQHQVITGVTVVADGEVFSDCAVTLVTFRDLTEAEIDSYIETDEWVDKAGSYGIQGMGALLVERIEGCYANVVGLPLVTLSRLLLRVGVRLL